The Aspergillus luchuensis IFO 4308 DNA, chromosome 7, nearly complete sequence genome has a segment encoding these proteins:
- a CDS encoding putative ZIP family zinc transporter (COG:P;~EggNog:ENOG410PGWS;~InterPro:IPR003689;~PFAM:PF02535;~TransMembrane:8 (o64-86i98-119o139-163i301-321o327-345i365-385o397-420i441-458o);~go_component: GO:0016020 - membrane [Evidence IEA];~go_function: GO:0046873 - metal ion transmembrane transporter activity [Evidence IEA];~go_process: GO:0030001 - metal ion transport [Evidence IEA];~go_process: GO:0055085 - transmembrane transport [Evidence IEA]), protein MDGNQRPGQTDPSSSGTEYMFSLISDIPESVLRTELSRRSYTRASNDDTSTCGSRERGAYNTPIHVFALFLILVLSTLACSFPVLARRFPRLPIPRRFLFLSRHFGTGVLIATAFVHLLPTAFVSLTDPCLPRFWSETYRAMAGFVAMIAVFVVVLVEMFFALKGAGHVHGSEYDQLISDVGADLASDDQEEDNDYGNGLADNVHLDSLGEGMALHSPTSLGRSPVSGPSGSNIKDSAVSTELNDREFEEPSAFENTRGNSHKNRDEQPWHSGHRRSHSSVHQGTDLESSRQNPQRQLLQCLLLEAGILFHSIFIGMALSVATGTSFIVLLVAICFHQTFEGFALGSRIASLIPDLFPPSSYRPWLMALAYGTTTPIGQAMGLVLHNLYDPASTTGLLTVGITNAISSGLLLFAGLVELLAEDFLSESSYATLRGQRRVEACVAVAGGALLMAFVGAFA, encoded by the exons atggatggaaaccAAAGGCCGGGTCAGACCGACCCTAGTAGTTCAG GGACTGAATATATGTTCTCATTAATCTCCGATATTCCTGAATCTGTTTTGCGGACGGAGCTTTCCCGACGGAGTTATACTCGGGCTTCTAACGATGACACCTCGACTTGCGGATCACGGGAGCGAGGCGCCTATAACACGCCGATACATGTCTTTGCACTGTTCCTTATCCTTGTGCTTAGCACGCTAG CGTGCTCATTCCCTGTTCTTGCTCGTCGGTTCCCGCGCCTCCCAATTCCGCGCCggttccttttcctttctagACACTTCGGAACAGGCGTACTCATTGCAACAGCCTTCGTACACCTCCTCCCTACAGCATTTGTCTCATTGACCGACCCTTGTCTCCCTCGTTTCTGGAGCGAGACCTATCGTGCCATGGCCGGCTTTGTGGCTATGATTGCTGTATTCGTGGTGGTTCTCGTTGAGATGTTCTTTGCCCTGAAAGGTGCGGGCCATGTCCATGGGAGCGAATACGACCAGTTGATCAGCGACGTCGGCGCAGATCTCGCAAGTGACGATCAAGAGGAAGACAATGACTACGGAAACGGATTGGCCGACAATGTCCACCTTGACAGCCTTGGGGAAGGCATGGCTTTACACTCTCCCACGTCACTTGGAAGATCCCCGGTCAGTGGGCCTTCAGGGTCAAACATTAAGGATTCGGCTGTGTCTACCGAACTCAACGACAGGGAATTCGAAGAACCAAGTGCCTTCGAAAATACTCGCGGCAATTCCCATAAGAACCGGGATGAGCAGCCGTGGCATTCTGGTCACCGTCGGTCTCATAGTAGCGTACATCAGGGGACCGACCTCGAGTCATCCAGGCAAAATCCACAGCGCCAATTGCTTCAATGCTTGTTGCTCGAAGCCGGAATTCTCTTCCACAGTATTTTCATTGGAATGGCCCTCAGTGTTGCCACGGGTACATCATTCATCGTCCTTCTTGTGGCTATTTGCTTTCACCAGACTTTTGAAGGATTTGCTCTTGGATCACGGATAGCGTCTTTGATCCCTGATCTCTTTCCCCCATCATCGTACAGGCCGTGGCTCATGGCGCTTGCCTATGGAACCACTACCCCCATAGGGCAAGCTATGGGGCTTGTTCTGCATAACCTCTATGATCCAGCAAGTACGACAGGCTTACTCACAGTGGGAATAACTAACGCCATCAGTAGCgggctattattatttgcGGGGCTTGTTGAACTTCTGGCAGAGGACTTCCTTAGTGAATCAAGCTATGCGACGCTCAGGGGTCAACGGCGTGTCGAGGCTTGTGTAGCCGTTGCAGGAGGCGCTCTACTCATGGCATTTGTTGGGGCATTTGCTTGA
- a CDS encoding uncharacterized protein (COG:S;~EggNog:ENOG410PSFC) — protein MTSLNRDFTGSNFPGSDLHQDDLRTESLQTLQQYMSPPSGNLMDYDWDQLQEEYIASMEKHENAERDLRNRVAKLLEIFMAWSETTVMRDEIRALKRFKTQMKHVQTSEEDLELKRKHYVDVVKAFESALALLNDRLKS, from the exons ATGACTTCTCTAAACAGGGACTTTACAGGCTCCAATTTCCCGGGTAGTGATCTGCATCAGGACGACCTTCGCACCGAGTCTTTGCAGACCCTTCAGCAGTATATGTCTCCACCTTCAGGAAATTTAATGGACTATGATTGGGACCAACTTCAAGAAGAATACATCGCTTCTATGGAAAAGCATGAAAATGCTGAAAGAGACTTACGTAACCGTGTCGCCAAGTTGCTTGAG ATCTTCATGGCGTGGTCGGAGACAACTGTTATGCGCGATGAAATCAGAGCTTTAAAAAG ATTTAAGACACAAATGAAACATGTTCAGACCTCTGAAGAAGATCTAGAACTGAAACGTAAACACT ATGTCGATGTTGTGAAGGCTTTCGAAAGTGCCCTCGCTTTATTGAACGACCGCCTCAAGTCGTAA
- a CDS encoding Atg14 domain-containing protein (COG:S;~EggNog:ENOG410PK4D;~InterPro:IPR036283,IPR018791;~PFAM:PF10186), whose product MSCHTCFRAPASRTRFFCPTCARSQLYQLRVENARVLLEKQSIAEHIQARVTPETTQAEWSGEIKETAIAYQNGLSAKRSLQMIVKGEAESCERLRLLGDQLENLTAEIKDKRLEISQRRLALARRHSDSESAQYQLGEREAAILANIQNNTKRTDHLWHSLHSKTAEARIFLCREAANLYGLQRKTRSKEGLSQEVYTMGGIDIIDLRDMNGKLQLCDF is encoded by the coding sequence ATGAGCTGTCATACATGTTTTCGCGCTCCAGCTTCGCGAACCCGGTTTTTCTGCCCTACCTGTGCCCGTAGTCAGCTGTATCAGCTCCGGGTTGAGAACGCGAGGGTCCTGCTTGAGAAACAGTCTATTGCGGAACATATCCAAGCTAGAGTGACCCCTGAGACAACCCAAGCGGAATGGTCGGGTGAAATCAAAGAAACCGCCATTGCTTACCAAAATGGGCTCTCTGCCAAGCGAAGCTTACAGATGATTGTTAAGGGAGAAGCTGAGTCGTGTGAAAGGTTGAGGCTACTCGGTGATCAACTCGAAAACCTGACTGCTGAGATCAAGGACAAAAGACTTGAAATCTCCCAACGCAGGCTCGCACTAGCGCGACGGCACTCGGACTCTGAATCTGCACAGTATCAGCTCGGCGAGCGGGAAGCTGCAATCCTGGCCAACATCCAGAATAATACTAAGAGGACGGACCATCTCTGGCATTCGCTCCATAGCAAAACTGCAGAGGCCCGAATATTCCTCTGCCGAGAAGCTGCCAATCTTTATGGGCTACAGCGGAAGACAAGGAGTAAGGAAGGATTGTCCCAAGAGGTCTACACGATGGGTGGTATAGATATCATCGATTTGAGGGACATGAACGGAAAGTTACAGCTCTGCGACTTTTGA
- a CDS encoding putative LMBR1 domain protein (COG:P;~EggNog:ENOG410PFTJ;~InterPro:IPR006876;~TransMembrane:10 (i7-29o41-68i89-119o146-167i188-207o312-334i346-364o376-404i416-435o501-528i)): MALLQTSLIWAVYAIVVAVLVMVASVFIYTYQTPRDRSSVVTFTCIVAITSLLATVLLLPVDVALISSTTSSKLGQRKPWATQDEVDKIVSLLTAVYYLLYSLDAFLCLLAIPFVYFWYEEYDEVAVESGEQSAAKRLWTAFKYTISFIAIVVVLFIVGFLVPVSNIKDSNFSDYLRKLLAENRGERVITFTLGLLITLGLFLYVLYTSTGLAVLPMRMIRTAPSVSDMTWKASTGAQLESNRERQRQLEGRCRGDPGLLSSKERRELDTLVRDERTLIRRQRLAEEADGEGRGRFMRAWLKITAFFRPLKLLGGIAILLVALMIWISMLLTAIDKAKNSMCKQRCGYILSRIGVFNPMNWVFVQSAKVFPIDYAVFTVVVLLLFGSSVVGISTIGIRFLWIRIFRIRMGHTSPQALLLTTAMLILTILALDYSIPMLVAPQYATFGPQTFCDRPPGQQSDCLTNKRLIKPCSELTDNTAAKQVCTPSVTSMFLNRVTISYPFFGTVFFWSQFIFLGVYLLVLVTSFIRHPKLDERLLDQEAEEAEEERLLASSGRGVSDTYHSVGGGNNFPTRAGE; encoded by the exons ATGGCCCTCTTACAAACATCCCTTATATGGGCAGTATACGCTATTGTGGTAGCTGTTCTGGTAATGGTAGCGTCGGTGTTCATCTATACATATCAAACGCCTCGGGATCGCTCTTCAGTTGTGACGTTCACGTGTATTGTCGCGATTACAAGCTTACTTGCCACTGTTCTCTTGTTGCCCGTGGATGTTGCTTTAATTTCCTCTACCACATCCTCGAAGCTTGGTCAAAGAAAACCTTGGGCCACTCAGGATGAAGTAGACAAGATTGTTTCTCTATTAACGGCTGTGTACTATCTCCTCTACTCGCTTGATGCTTTTCTATGCCTTCTCGCAATCCCATTTGTCTATTTCTGGTACGAAGAATACGATGAAGTGGCTGTCGAATCCGGTGAGCAATCTGCTGCCAAACGACTCTGGACCGCGTTTAAGTACACTATCTCGTTTATTGCGATAGTGGTTGTGCTTTTCATTGTTGGCTTCCTTGTCCCTGTTTCGAATATTAAGGACAGCAATTTTTCAGACTATCTCAGGAAGCTTCTGGCTGAGAATC GCGGCGAGAGGGTCATTACATTCACCCTTGGGTTATTGATAACTCTGGGGCTGTTCCTTTATGTCTTATATACCTCAACGGGCCTTGCCGTTCTTCCCATGAGGATGATACGGACAGCTCCATCTGTGTCAGACATGACCTGGAAAGCGTCGACAGGTGCACAGCTCGAATCTAATCGAGAGCGTCAGCGCCAGCTGGAAGGGCGCTGTAGAGGAGATCCGGGTCTCCTCTCTTCTAAGGAACGTAGAGAGCTCGATACCCTCGTTCGAGATGAGAGAACGCTTATTAGGCGGCAACGCTTGGCAGAAGAGGCTGACGGTGAAGGTCGAGGCCGATTTATGAGGGCATGGCTAAAGATTACGGCTTTCTTCCGCCCATTAAAGCTCCTAGGCGGCATTGCCATTCTCTTAGTCGCACTCATGATATGGATATCAATGCTCTTGACGGCAATTGACAAAGCCAAGAATTCTATGTGCAAACAACGTTGCGGATACATACTCAGTCGCATTGGGGTTTTCAATCCCATGAACTGGGTATTCGTTCAATCGGCAAAGGTATTTCCTATCGACTATGCCGTTTTTACAGTAGTTgttctgctgctgtttgGCAGTTCAGTGGTCGGGATATCTACCATTGGCATTCGCTTTCTATGGATCAGAATATTTCGGATCAGAATGGGGCACACGTCTCCACAAGCCCTGCTTCTGACCACTGCCATGCTGATTCTGACAATACTAGCTTTGGACTATTCGATTCCCATGCTTGTTGCACCCCAGTACGCAACTTTTGGACCACAAACATTCTGTGATCGCCCCCCGGGCCAGCAATCGGATTGTTTGACTAACAAACGCCTGATCAAGCCATGCTCGGAACTAACAGACAACACGGCTGCCAAGCAAGTCTGCACACCCAGCGTCACTAGTATGTTCCTCAACCGCGTGACGATAAGCTATCCCTTTTTCGGCACAGTATTTTTCTGGTCTCAATTTATCTTTCTCG GTGTCTACTTGCTCGTCTTGGTCACCTCTTTCATCCGCCATCCGAAACTTGATGAACGTCTACTAGACCAGGAAGCTgaggaggctgaggaggaacGGCTACTGGCAAGCTCTGGGAGAGGTGTTAGTGACACCTATCATAGTGTCGGAGGAGGAAACAACTTCCCAACCAGAGCAGGGGAGTAG
- the CFT1 gene encoding cleavage/polyadenylation factor CFT1 (BUSCO:EOG092604KQ;~COG:A;~EggNog:ENOG410PFX4;~InterPro:IPR015943,IPR018846,IPR004871;~PFAM:PF03178,PF10433;~go_component: GO:0005634 - nucleus [Evidence IEA];~go_function: GO:0003676 - nucleic acid binding [Evidence IEA];~go_function: GO:0005515 - protein binding [Evidence IEA]): MMQCYTELLPPTGVTHALAVPFLAATSNDLIVVRTSLLQIYSLHKVTSNAEGADAQQELTKLLLEKEYSLSGTVTGLCRVKVLNSRSGGEAVLVAFRNAKLSLIEWDPERRSISTISIHYYERDDLTRSPWVPDLKNCGSILSVDPSSRCAIFNFGIRNLAIIPFHQPGDDLVMDDYGSDLGEGMSTDHDLGGGPDKAKEGIAYQTPYAPSFVLPLTALDPSILHPISLAFLYEYREPTFGILYSQVATSSALLPERKDVVFYTVFTLDLEQQASTILLSVSRLPSDLFRVVALPPPVGGALLIGSNELVHIDQAGKTNAVGVNEFSRQVSSFSMTDQSDLALRLENCIVECLGDSSGDMLLVLSTGEMAIMKFKLDGRSVSGISVHLLPAHAGLTSMNSAAAASTFIGDGKIFLGSEDGDSVLLGYSCSSSSSKKHRLQAKQAIDDSADMSEEDQSEDDVYEDDLYSTSPDTTLTGRRPSGESSAFGLYDFRMHDKLINIGPLRDITIGRKLPTNQEKGGDRTNSTSPELQIVASQGSHKSGGLVVMAREIDPHVVASISLESVDSIWTASLTWEEEAVSRTSENIGQRSQRCYVIATEAKASDREESLIFVVDGHDLKPFRAPDFNPNEDVTINIGTQESRKRVVQVLKNEVRSYDIDLGLTQIYPIWDDDTNDERMAVSASLADSCLAILRDDSTLLFLQADDSGDLDEVVLGEDVASGKWISCCLYSDKTGLFSSIDRTLSEPVKNDMFLFLLSHDSKLFVYRVRDQKLLSIIEGLDGLSPLLSSEPPKRSGTRENLVEAIVADLGETWSASPYLILRSENDDLIIYKPFVIPTGPTGEIHTLKFSKENNSVLPMISPDVDSTQPSGSDYRVRPLRILPDISGLSAVFMPGASAGFVLRTSASAPHFLRLRGESPRCVSSLDTSECSRGFIFMDSQSTVRFCQLPPMTRFDYQWTLKKVHLGEQVDHLAYSTSSGMYVLGTCHATDFKLPDDDELHPEWRNEAISFFPSARGSFIKLVSPNTWSIIDSYSLGTDEYVMAIKNISLEISENTHERKDLIVVGTAFARGEDIPSRGCIYVFEVVQVVPDPDDPETDRKLKLIGKESVKGAVTALSEIGGQGFVLVAQGQKCMVRGLKEDGSLLPVAFMDMQCYVSVVKELKGTGMCILGDAVKGIWFAGYSEEPYKMSLFAKDLDYLEVSAAEFLPDGRRLFIVVADSDCNIHVLQYDPEDPKSSNGDKLLSRSKFHTGNFASTLTLLPRTMVSSEKMISNSDDMDIDNQSALHQVLMTTQNGSLGLITCMPEESYRRLSALQSQLTNTLEHPCGLNPRAFRAVESDGTAGRGMLDGNLLFKWIDMSKQRKTEIAGRVGAREWEIKADLEAISGDGLGYL, from the exons ATGATGCAGTGCTATACTGAACTATTGCCCCCGACTGGGGTCACCCATGCTTTGGCGGTCCCTTTCCTTGCGGCAACGTCAAATGATCTGATCGTGGTTAGAACATCACTGCTTCAGATCTATTCGCTGCATAAAGTTACCTCCAATGCGGAAGGAGCCGACGCCCAGCAGGAATTGACGAAGCTCCTCCTGGAAAAAGAGTATTCACTTTCGGGAACTGTAACTGGTCTTTGTCGGGTCAAGGTTCTCAACAGCAGGAGCGGCGGAGAAGCTGTTTTGGTCGCCTTCCGGAATGCCAAACTTAGCTTGATTGAATGGGACCCTGAGCGTCGaagcatctccaccatctccattcATTATTACGAGCGAGATGATCTGACCCGTAGTCCATGGGTTCCTGACCTGAAAAACTGTGGCAGCATCCTCAGTGTGGACCCAAGCAGTAGATGTGCGATATTCAACTTTGGAATTCGGAACCTCGCCATTATTCCTTTCCACCAGCCAGGAGATGACctggtgatggatgattaTGGGTCAGACCTCGGGGAAGGAATGTCAACTGACCACGATCTCGGAGGTGGCCCTGATAAAGCCAAAGAGGGTATTGCGTATCAAACTCCATATGCCCCGTCTTTTGTTCTGCCCTTGACGGCATTGGATCCTTCCATACTTCACCCGATAAGCCTTGCTTTCCTATACGAGTATAGGGAACCGACCTTTGGCATATTATATTCTCAAGTTGCAACATCAAGTGCCCTCCTGCCTGAAAGAAAAGACGTGGTTTTCTATACTGTGTTTACGCTAGATTTGGAGCAGCAAGCGTCCACGATATTACTTTCCGTGTCAAGGCTGCCTAGTGATCTGTTTAGGGTGGTGGCCCTCCCACCTCCTGTCGGCGGTGCTTTATTGATCGGGTCCAATGAATTAGTGCATATTGACCAGGCAGGCAAGACAAATGCCGTTGGAGTTAACGAGTTCTCAAGACAAGTTTCATCATTTTCTATGACAGACCAATCTGATTTGGCACTACGTCTTGAGAACTGTATCGTTGAGTGTCTCGGGGATAGCAGCGGGGACATGCTTTTGGTGCTTTCTACCGGGGAGATGGCCATCATGAAATTCAAGTTAGATGGGAGGTCAGTCTCTGGGATCTCGGTTCACCTGCTGCCGGCTCACGCAGGTCTTACCTCCATGAATTCCGCGGCAGCTGCTTCAACCTTCATAGGTGATGGGAAAATTTTCCTGGGCAGCGAGGATGGCGATTCGGTGCTTTTAGGCTATTCTTGTTCATCCTCCAGCTCAAAAAAGCACCGTctgcaagcaaagcaagcgaTAGATGACTCTGCGGATATGTCAGAAGAGGACCAGAGTGAGGACGATGTGTATGAAGACGATCTTTATTCTACATCCCCGGACACAACACTTACCGGCCGCCGTCCGTCAGGAGAATCATCTGCTTTCGGGCTGTATGACTTCCGGATGCACGATAAGCTTATCAACATTGGCCCTTTGAGGGACATAACCATTGGAAGGAAGCTACCCACGAACCAAGAAAAGGGAGGCGATCGTACTAATAGTACTTCTCCAGAGCTGCAAATAGTAGCTTCCCAAGGCTCACACAAAAGTGGCGGTTTGGTAGTAATGGCCCGCGAGATCGATCCCCATGTCGTCGCCTCAATTTCACTTGAGTCAGTAGACAGTATCTGGACAGCTTCATTGActtgggaggaagaagctgtcTCGAGAACGTCTGAGAATATAGGGCAACGATCGCAGCGATGCTATGTTATTGCAACAGAGGCCAAAGCTTCCGATAGGGAAGAATCGCTCATCTTCGTTGTGGATGGCCATGATCTAAAGCCTTTCAGAGCGCCCGATTTTAATCCCAACGAAGATGTGACAATTAACATTGGGACGCAGGAAAGCAGGAAGCGCGTGGTTCAAGTCCTGAAGAATGAGGTGCGGAGTTATGACATTG ACCTGGGTTTAACTCAAATATACCCGATATGGGACGATGACACCAATGATGAACGAATGGCTGTTAGTGCTAGTTTGGCCGACTCTTGTCTTGCAATCCTACGGGACGATTCTACGTTATTGTTCCTTCAAGCAGACGACAGTGGAGACCTTGATGAAGTAGTCCTTGGTGAGGATGTAGCATCTGGAAAGTGGATATCCTGTTGCTTGTACAGCGATAAAACTGGGTTGTTTTCCTCCATCGATCGAACACTGAGTGAGCCGGTCAAGAACGATATGTTTCTATTCCTACTCAGCCATGATTCCAAGCTCTTC GTATATCGTGTCCGCGATCAAAAGCTGCTATCGATAATCGAGGGGCTGGACGGCCTGTCGCCTCTGTTATCCAGTGAGCCACCCAAGCGGTCTGGCACACGTGAGAATTTGGTAGAGGCAATCGTTGCTGATCTCGGTGAAACATGGAGTGCTTCGCCGTACTTGATT TTACGATCTGAAAATGATGACTTGATAATCTACAAACCTTTTGTGATTCCAACAGGTCCAACCGGAGAGATCCACACCCTGAAGTTTTCCAAAGAAAACAACAGTGTTCTGCCGATGATCTCACCTGATGTCGACTCAACACAGCCCAGTGGGTCAGATTATAGGGTTAGGCCACTGCGCATCCTGCCCGATATCTCGGGACTCAGTGCAGTATTCATGCCTGGTGCTTCAGCAGGCTTCGTTCTCAGGACATCTGCAAGTGCGCCACACTTTCTGCGCTTAAGAGGGGAAAGTCCCCGGTGCGTAAGCAGCTTAGATACCTCTGAATGTAGTAGGGGGTTTATCTTTATGGACTCGCAG AGTACGGTTCGATTTTGTCAACTGCCCCCTATGACACGATTCGATTACCAGTGGACATTGAAAAAGGTGCACCTAGGAGAACAAGTTGATCACTTAGCTTATTCCACCTCTTCTGGGATGTACGTATTAGGGACGTGTCATGCAACTGATTTCAAATTgcccgacgatgatgagttgCACCCAGAATGGCGTAATGAAG CTATTTCGTTTTTCCCATCGGCGCGTGGAAGCTTTATAAAGCTTGTTAGCCCCAATACATGGTCTATCATCGACAG TTATTCCCTCGGCACAGACGAGTACGTCATGGCAATCAAGAACATAAGCCTTGAAATATCGGAAAACACCCACGAACGCAAGGACTTGATCGTCGTGGGTACTGCGTTCGCCCGGGGCGAAGACATACCATCACGCGGCTGCATCTATGTTTTCGAGGTCGTGCAGGTTGTTCCAGACCCAGACGACCCTGAGACAGATCGCAAGTTGAAGCTTATCGGTAAAGAATCAGTGAAGGGCGCCGTGACTGCCCTATCTGAAATTGGCGGGCAGGGCTTCGTCCTGGTGGCACAAGGGCAAAAGTGTATGGTCAGAGGCCTCAAGGAGGATGGTAGCCTTCTCCCTGTTGCTTTCATGGATATGCAGTGTTATGTCAGTGTCGTGAAAGAGCTCAAAGGCACTGGGATGTGCATCCTTGGCGATGCCGTGAAAGGGATATGGTTCGCAGGCTATTCG GAGGAGCCCTACAAAATGAGCCTTTTCGCCAAGGATCTTGACTACCTTGAAGTGTCCGCGGCTGAATTTCTTCCAGACGGTAGAAGGCTATTCATTGTTGTGGCTGACAGCGATTGCAACATCCATGTATTGCAGTATGATCCGGAAG ATCCCAAATCCTCGAACGGTGACAAGCTGCTTAGCCGCAGTAAATTTCATACGGGCAACTTCGCCTCCACGTTGACTCTTCTACCACGTACAATGGTCTCTTCAGAGAAGATGATTTCCAATTCGGACGATATGGATATCGACAACCAGAGCGCCCTCCACCAAGTCCTGATGACCACACAGAACGGCTCTCTTGGCTTGATTACCTGCATGCCTGAAGAGTCATACCGCAGATTGTCTGCTTTACAGTCACAACTGACGAATACACTGGAACACCCCTGCGGTCTCAATCCTCGTGCCTTCCGAGCTGTGGAGAGCGATGGCACAGCTGGTAGGGGTATGCTCGACGGTAATCTCTTGTTTAAATGGATAGATATGAGCAAGCAACGCAAGACAGAGATCGCAGGACGCGTGGGTGCACGTGAATGGGAGATAAAGGCCGACCTTGAGGCCATTAGTGGTGATGGCCTTGGCTATCTCTAA
- a CDS encoding uncharacterized protein (COG:S;~EggNog:ENOG410PK4D), whose amino-acid sequence MSFPMLGHYSHGTAHSFLGAVEGAEFMRTWRLPTPTKIVDKLKSTLLGEMASAEWELLEGDWDDASQEPRESMLIQHPSTDSTSPERQGNTNSGNSVNDTVAGASNLSGPRGPTRMKGTSGWTKLRSR is encoded by the coding sequence ATGTCATTCCCTATGCTAGGGCATTACTCGCATGGGACTGCACATTCCTTTCTGGGTGCTGTCGAGGGGGCTGAATTCATGCGCACATGGAGACTTCCTACTCCAACAAAGATCGTGGATAAGCTGAAATCAACTCTGTTGGGTGAAATGGCCAGTGCAGAATGggagctgctggaaggcGATTGGGACGACGCAAGTCAGGAACCGAGGGAATCAATGCTCATtcaacatccatccactGATTCTACCTCACCGGAGCGACAGGGTAATACTAATAGCGGGAATAGCGTAAATGATACAGTTGCCGGCGCGAGCAACCTCAGTGGACCTCGTGGACCCACTCGTATGAAGGGTACCAGTGGCTGGACCAAGCTGAGAAGCAGGTAG
- the erg10B gene encoding acetyl-CoA C-acetyltransferase (COG:I;~EggNog:ENOG410PG5V;~InterPro:IPR016039,IPR020613,IPR020617,IPR020616, IPR020615,IPR002155;~PFAM:PF00108,PF02803;~go_function: GO:0016746 - transferase activity, transferring acyl groups [Evidence IEA];~go_function: GO:0016747 - transferase activity, transferring acyl groups other than amino-acyl groups [Evidence IEA]), giving the protein MSSLPPVYIVSAARTPVGSFLGSLSSQTAPQLGSHAIKAALNKADGIKPSDVQEVFFGNVLSANVGQNPARQCALGAGLDESTVCTTVNKVCASGLKAVILGAQTIMTGNADIVVAGGTESMSNAPHYLPNLRNGAKYGHQSLVDGIMKDGLTDAGKQELMGLQAEECAQDHDFTREQQDEYAIRTYEKAQAAQKAGLFDEEIAPVELPGFRGKPGVTVAQDDEPKNLNPDKLRSIKPAFIPGSGTVTAPNSSPLNDGAAAVVLVSEAKVKELNLKPVAKILGWGDAAHQPSKFTTAPALAIPKALKHAGVAQDSIDAFEINEAFSVVALANMKLLNLPEEKVNLHGGAVAIGHPIGASGARILTTLLGVLKAKKGKLGCVGICNGGGGASAMVVESLV; this is encoded by the exons ATGTCTTCCCTACCTCCGGTCTACATTGTCTCCGCCGCCCGCACGCCAGTGGGCTCTTTCCTGGG TTCTCTCTCGAGCCAGACCGCTCCGCAGCTGGGTTCCCATGCGATCAAAG CTGCCCTTAACAAAGCCGATGGGATCAAGCCTTCCGATGTACAGGAGGTTTTCTTCGGCAACGTTCTTTCTGCGAA TGTCGGACAGAACCCCGCCAGACAATGCGCTCTTGGCGCCGGACTCGACGAGTCAACCGTTTGCACCACTGTTAACAAGGTCTGTGCCTCGGGGTTGAAGGCGGTCATTCTTGGTGCTCAGACCATCATGACTGGAAATGCAGACATCGTTGTTGCAGGCGGTACTGAGTCCATGTCCAATGCCCCGCATTACCTTCCGAACCTCCGCAATGGCGCCAAGTATGGCCACCAgagcttggtggatggtATTATGAAGGATGGCCTGACAGATGCGGGAAAGCAGGAGCTTATGGGTCTGCAGGCTGAGGAGTGTGCTCAGGATCATGACTTCACCAGGGAGCAGCAGGATGAGTATGCTATCCGGACCTACGAAAAGGCCCAGGCTGCCCAGAAGGCCGGCCTCTTCGACGAAGAGATTGCACCTGTTGAACTACCCGGCTTCAGGGGTAAGCCAGGTGTCACCGTCGCTCAAGATGATGAGCCCAAGAAT CTCAACCCTGATAAGCTTCGAAGCATCAAGCCCGCTTTCATTCCTGGCTCTGGAACCGTGACGGCCCCCAACTCCTCTCCTCTTAACGACGGCGCCGCCGCTGTTGTCTTGGTTTCCGAGGCCAAGGTTAAAGAGCTGAACCTCAAGCCTGTTGCAAAGATTCTCGGTTGGGGAGATGCCGCACACCAACCCAGCAAGTTCACCACTGCTCCTGCGTTGGCAATTCCCAAGGCGCTCAAGCATGCAGGTGTCGCTCAAGATTCCATCGATGCCTTTGAAATCAACGAGGCCTTTAGCGTTGTTGCTCTCGCAAACATGAAGCTTCTGAACCTACCTGAAGAAAAGGTCAACCTTCATGGTGGTGCTGTGGCTATTGGCCACCCCATTGGTGCCAGTGGTGCTAGGATCTTGACTACCCTGCTCGGAGTTctcaaggcgaagaagggcaagctcGGCTGTGTCGGAATCTGcaacggtggtggtggtgctagtGCCATGGTAGTGGAATCCCTCGTCTAA